From the genome of Candidatus Paceibacterota bacterium, one region includes:
- a CDS encoding immunoglobulin domain-containing protein — MAGILALNATPASAWTHDTGEVDPELGGSWYACGTAYATAAGTDSGKYARWYPAWDFRGRFRMDIRVPCATNDRGKDVKHHVRRVDGTEYQAVTFTQCGRSGWYNLFPDTNWNGDADRYSRVYFYAFNDTVYPNCYSGYNAVTAGEGRTYGEKWDYINDWVCLGGYSGVIGDNATGWTESDIYLYPAVDTTHGNVFNYGGKVPGRVQTGDCNWENKLDWKGNAASYGNCDNCYSFGFAWMYSPSGASPKFLIGADDDQRTYVNGTLISSGTSCCNRDNFETGGISMPSGWSRILFKVRNGGGGFNGTVSLRNGGDRGWNEGSVTRYSSSYGLGYEQDDWYPRIDVSNFYGGSNPQPNGNYYGNSTTVAASGTASVTGPVPLWKVMFFDWGYGISERNYTDVSSSGVSWSHTQTGVTGHRRFHFFSVSKSKRCSFQNSGVTGGWNFADGGAANYMDVYVDNVAPQNPSFSSVAAASTTQINLAWAMPLDQGVGIAAGSTEAADEASATSANYYRRGDVGMKIYRGGSTTVYDWGTETSANDTGLTANTAYTYTIEARDNTGSGRGSWHNYTGQKDSRVVWTLSVPPTTSTVTRDASFICAPGTAVNWTAVGGFGPGKVQYYRYVWNQSPTHSWADNETQWTTGALATTPTSGGTWYLHLKGYNGANAGNGTLDYPVVVANGTEKWIGGNGPWDTTTPGFWEDATPNAANYCDGHDVLFDDSPCSSLNPLALQAAISPASLVNNSTSNDPVPGEDRSSSSTRPIRESSIMRTTPGGHTVNTVAIADRRAPGGAATTATDPTTAVAMSVTSTLSTDTGGSALAGNQTPFGTGTTDLVAPRAAGAAATPETLTANTKVTLVDSAKTGNIEPGSDLAGLQQGGLSAPAQPEVYDPIAALEALATPAPANASGQALELGVLTGTKVLALQTEGDTTTVEFSQDILGSEELGTKLDEARLTLILNQVRATLRQFGLDGSFRLQTGGKLLCTYLPPATPVEPEPAVKAAAPSLKASSGLGGRNICIGPSHGRFWNGSGWYWQRSDPCGYGEAVLEDLNSIRLMQFLYQYLTQDGATVHVPRELNESNCCNGYEGQPWWKMAAYSWLRINGLPTSVWANASGVGGEETATGRSSDDIRARPRFADYRGSEIYIAHHTNAGGGTGTETFRDTAMEYPAHETASYNLALNVHNNTIDAIREMYDGSWANRGVKDAAGGFGEIRIPNRPACLIELAFHDKCGGDASYLTDDFFRSVAEWGLYKGVCAYFGTSPTWDKYSDEYVSDTIPSTMNAGQSYSVSVTFRNRGVLWREGRAFRLGAAGDSDPFTPTTRHTISGDVRPGNTYTFTFTMTAPATPGTYTTDWRMIREGVTWFGATHSEQVTVISTAPTITQQPVSVTKDPGQTATFTVVASSTTTPSYQWRKNGVNISGATSSTLTLANVQLSDAAFYTVVVSNDGGSVTSSQAQLVVTSSPVAAGTGDGLQGQYFDNQDLTSPVLTRTDATIDFAWGEGSPDASIAVDTFSVRWTGQVVPRYTQDYTFYTRTDDGVRLWVNGLPLVDRWVDQGPTEWSGSIALTAGQAYDIQMEYYENGGGATAQLSWSSASEAKATIPQTQLHVTASPLIVVQPQNQSVVVGNGVTFSVTAQGVLPLTYQWRFNGADISGATLSSYTKNPVQPADAGIYSVVVANAYGSIVSAGATLTVLVPPSIITQPASQTVDQDGAVSFSVAATGTAPLTYQWRFNDANISGATLSSYTKSNVQPADAGGYSVVVNNIAGSATSANALLTVSPSPSITTQPLSQLVGLGSTVNFAVAATGTGPLTYQWRKNGVDLINDGIFSGVTTTTLTLTGVQRTDSGTYSVLVSNPNRSVVSVDALLTVSCPGESIAITLDSTVAPKSVTNNSVIDYTIAGNGKISGAAGLTKEGSSTLTLSTANDYSGATTVIGGRLLVNGSIGSGAVTVADAATLGGNGTIGGAITVESGGLLAPGASIGAIGMLTASGDVTLASGSKTVVEVNRSGPSSDLVTGIGTLTMGGTLQVANTGEALVPGDAFTLFNATTRSGGFAAIGPANPDNDEDLAWDVPALNTTGVLRVHHSPDAINTNIVRGWNTSLKIRWSALFPNKDRDNDPVVLERCKASTKGATITTNATYIFYTLAANESDDFDYVVADNRGGKRTRKVAITVVPQGGQVQTPTVPPSGPVTVTFAGIPTFPYQAQRATNLDFSVGLLRTWTITAPSTGVFQIEDDFSDLGLRPSAAWYRLKYNP, encoded by the coding sequence TTGGCAGGGATTTTGGCGCTGAACGCGACGCCGGCATCGGCATGGACGCACGATACGGGTGAAGTGGATCCTGAACTCGGCGGCTCCTGGTATGCGTGCGGCACGGCATACGCCACCGCTGCCGGCACTGACTCCGGGAAGTATGCCAGGTGGTATCCGGCATGGGATTTCCGCGGACGTTTCCGAATGGATATCAGAGTCCCATGCGCGACGAACGACCGCGGTAAGGACGTAAAGCATCATGTTCGACGGGTGGATGGCACGGAATATCAAGCCGTCACCTTCACCCAGTGCGGTCGGTCTGGGTGGTATAATCTGTTCCCTGATACCAATTGGAACGGTGATGCGGATAGATACAGCCGTGTATATTTTTATGCATTTAATGATACTGTGTATCCAAACTGCTACAGTGGCTACAACGCTGTGACGGCTGGCGAGGGTCGTACCTACGGCGAGAAGTGGGATTACATCAACGATTGGGTCTGCCTGGGCGGTTACAGCGGCGTGATCGGTGACAACGCCACCGGCTGGACGGAATCCGACATCTATCTTTACCCGGCGGTGGACACCACCCACGGCAACGTCTTCAACTACGGCGGGAAGGTACCGGGCCGGGTCCAGACCGGGGACTGCAACTGGGAGAACAAGCTGGATTGGAAGGGCAACGCGGCCAGTTACGGAAACTGCGACAACTGTTACTCTTTCGGGTTTGCATGGATGTATTCTCCCAGCGGAGCGAGCCCCAAGTTCCTGATTGGGGCAGACGATGACCAGAGGACCTATGTGAATGGCACGCTGATCTCGTCGGGCACCAGTTGCTGCAACCGGGATAACTTCGAGACCGGAGGAATCAGCATGCCGAGTGGCTGGAGCCGGATTCTATTCAAGGTGCGCAACGGTGGTGGCGGCTTCAACGGCACGGTGAGCCTGCGCAACGGGGGCGACCGGGGATGGAATGAAGGCAGCGTGACGCGCTACAGCAGCAGCTACGGCCTGGGCTACGAACAGGACGACTGGTACCCGCGCATTGACGTGTCTAACTTCTATGGCGGCAGCAATCCTCAGCCCAATGGGAACTACTACGGCAATAGCACGACGGTGGCAGCCAGCGGGACCGCCTCGGTGACGGGGCCTGTGCCGCTCTGGAAGGTGATGTTCTTTGACTGGGGTTACGGCATCAGCGAGCGCAATTATACGGACGTCAGCTCCAGCGGAGTTTCCTGGTCACACACGCAGACGGGGGTGACGGGTCACCGGCGGTTCCACTTCTTCTCCGTCAGCAAGTCCAAGCGGTGCTCGTTCCAGAACAGCGGGGTGACCGGTGGCTGGAACTTTGCGGATGGGGGGGCGGCCAACTACATGGACGTGTACGTGGACAACGTGGCGCCGCAGAATCCCAGTTTTTCCAGCGTAGCGGCGGCCAGCACCACCCAGATCAACCTGGCCTGGGCGATGCCGCTGGACCAGGGCGTTGGAATTGCGGCCGGTTCGACTGAGGCGGCTGACGAAGCGTCTGCCACATCCGCCAATTACTACCGCCGCGGCGACGTGGGGATGAAGATTTATCGGGGGGGCTCGACTACAGTCTATGATTGGGGCACTGAAACCTCGGCTAACGATACAGGACTGACGGCCAACACCGCCTACACCTACACGATTGAGGCGCGAGATAACACGGGTAGCGGACGCGGATCCTGGCACAATTATACTGGCCAAAAGGATTCCCGGGTAGTCTGGACCTTGTCGGTGCCACCAACAACCAGCACAGTGACGCGCGATGCTTCATTCATTTGCGCCCCGGGCACGGCTGTGAATTGGACAGCGGTGGGTGGTTTTGGCCCCGGCAAAGTCCAGTATTACCGCTATGTTTGGAATCAGTCGCCCACGCATAGTTGGGCGGACAACGAAACGCAGTGGACCACGGGGGCACTTGCCACCACGCCGACAAGCGGAGGAACCTGGTATCTGCACCTTAAGGGCTACAACGGGGCCAATGCGGGGAATGGCACGCTGGACTATCCGGTTGTGGTGGCTAATGGCACAGAGAAATGGATTGGCGGCAACGGACCCTGGGACACCACTACTCCGGGTTTCTGGGAGGACGCTACGCCCAATGCCGCCAATTACTGTGACGGGCATGATGTGCTTTTCGATGATAGCCCTTGCAGCAGCTTGAATCCCCTTGCGCTCCAGGCGGCTATCTCTCCGGCGAGCTTGGTCAATAACTCCACAAGCAATGACCCGGTTCCCGGTGAAGACCGGAGCTCCTCCTCGACTCGGCCAATCAGGGAGAGCAGCATCATGCGGACTACTCCGGGTGGTCACACCGTCAACACGGTGGCAATCGCCGACAGGCGGGCTCCGGGCGGCGCGGCCACTACCGCTACTGACCCGACCACTGCGGTCGCCATGAGCGTGACCTCCACCTTGTCCACTGACACCGGCGGCTCCGCCTTGGCCGGCAACCAGACCCCGTTCGGCACAGGCACCACTGACTTGGTTGCCCCCCGCGCCGCGGGTGCAGCGGCAACACCGGAAACGCTGACGGCCAATACCAAGGTCACTCTCGTTGATAGTGCCAAGACAGGAAACATCGAGCCCGGCAGCGACCTCGCCGGCTTGCAGCAGGGTGGCCTGTCCGCTCCCGCTCAGCCCGAAGTCTATGACCCGATAGCGGCGTTGGAAGCACTGGCAACCCCGGCGCCTGCCAACGCGAGTGGCCAGGCACTTGAGTTGGGAGTGCTGACGGGAACCAAAGTTCTGGCGTTGCAGACCGAGGGGGACACCACGACTGTGGAGTTTTCGCAGGACATCCTCGGCAGCGAGGAACTCGGCACCAAACTGGATGAGGCCCGGCTGACCCTGATTCTTAACCAGGTCAGGGCCACGCTGCGGCAGTTCGGATTGGACGGCAGCTTCCGGCTGCAAACCGGCGGGAAACTCTTGTGCACCTACCTGCCGCCCGCCACGCCGGTGGAGCCGGAGCCCGCTGTCAAAGCCGCCGCGCCCAGCCTTAAAGCCAGCAGCGGGCTGGGAGGGAGAAACATCTGTATTGGTCCCAGCCACGGCAGGTTTTGGAATGGGAGCGGCTGGTATTGGCAGCGGTCCGATCCCTGCGGATACGGGGAAGCGGTGCTGGAAGACCTCAACTCCATAAGACTCATGCAGTTCCTCTACCAATACCTCACGCAGGATGGGGCAACGGTTCATGTGCCCCGCGAGCTTAACGAGAGCAACTGCTGCAACGGCTACGAGGGACAGCCGTGGTGGAAAATGGCGGCGTATTCGTGGCTGCGGATAAACGGTCTTCCTACTTCTGTCTGGGCGAATGCCAGCGGCGTCGGCGGCGAGGAGACCGCCACCGGAAGGAGCAGCGACGACATCCGTGCCCGGCCGCGCTTTGCCGATTACCGCGGCTCGGAGATCTACATTGCCCATCACACCAACGCCGGGGGTGGCACCGGCACGGAGACGTTCCGTGATACGGCGATGGAATATCCGGCACATGAAACCGCGAGCTACAACCTCGCCCTGAACGTCCACAACAATACCATTGATGCGATCCGCGAAATGTATGACGGTAGCTGGGCGAACCGGGGGGTGAAGGACGCCGCCGGTGGCTTCGGCGAGATCCGCATCCCGAACCGCCCCGCCTGCCTGATCGAGTTGGCCTTCCACGACAAATGCGGCGGGGATGCCTCCTACCTCACGGACGATTTCTTCCGCTCGGTCGCGGAGTGGGGGCTCTACAAGGGTGTTTGTGCGTATTTCGGCACCAGCCCGACCTGGGACAAGTATTCTGACGAGTATGTAAGCGACACGATTCCCTCGACGATGAACGCCGGCCAGAGCTACAGCGTCAGCGTGACGTTCCGGAACCGCGGCGTGCTCTGGCGCGAAGGGCGGGCCTTCCGCCTGGGCGCCGCCGGCGATAGCGACCCGTTCACGCCGACTACCCGCCATACGATCTCGGGAGATGTGCGGCCCGGAAACACATACACGTTCACCTTCACGATGACCGCGCCGGCCACTCCCGGCACCTACACGACCGACTGGCGGATGATCCGCGAGGGGGTAACCTGGTTTGGTGCAACGCACAGCGAGCAGGTGACCGTTATCAGCACCGCTCCGACCATTACGCAGCAACCGGTCAGCGTGACCAAGGACCCCGGCCAAACCGCCACGTTCACTGTGGTGGCCAGCAGCACAACCACCCCAAGTTATCAGTGGAGGAAGAACGGGGTGAACATCTCCGGCGCGACCTCCTCGACCCTCACCCTGGCCAATGTGCAGTTGTCCGACGCCGCTTTCTATACCGTGGTCGTCAGCAACGACGGGGGCTCGGTCACCAGCAGCCAGGCCCAGTTGGTGGTGACAAGCTCGCCGGTGGCCGCCGGCACTGGCGACGGGCTCCAGGGCCAATACTTTGACAACCAGGATCTCACGAGCCCCGTGCTGACCCGCACCGATGCGACGATTGACTTTGCGTGGGGGGAGGGTTCTCCCGACGCCAGCATCGCCGTTGACACCTTCTCAGTGCGCTGGACCGGCCAGGTCGTGCCGCGCTACACTCAGGACTATACCTTTTACACCCGGACGGATGATGGGGTGCGCCTCTGGGTCAACGGTTTGCCGCTGGTTGACAGGTGGGTGGACCAGGGCCCAACCGAATGGAGCGGTTCGATCGCCCTGACGGCCGGGCAGGCTTATGACATCCAGATGGAGTATTATGAGAACGGCGGCGGGGCTACTGCGCAGTTGAGCTGGTCCAGCGCCAGCGAGGCCAAGGCGACGATTCCTCAGACGCAGCTTCATGTGACCGCTTCGCCCCTGATTGTCGTGCAGCCCCAGAACCAGTCGGTGGTCGTGGGTAACGGGGTGACGTTCAGTGTAACCGCGCAGGGAGTGCTGCCGTTGACTTATCAATGGCGGTTCAACGGCGCGGACATCTCCGGGGCGACACTCAGCAGTTACACGAAGAACCCGGTGCAGCCGGCGGACGCCGGCATCTACTCGGTGGTGGTCGCCAACGCCTACGGCAGCATCGTCAGTGCCGGCGCCACGCTCACGGTCCTTGTGCCGCCGAGCATCATAACCCAGCCCGCCAGCCAGACCGTGGATCAGGACGGCGCCGTTTCGTTCAGCGTGGCAGCAACCGGCACCGCGCCCCTGACCTACCAGTGGCGGTTCAACGACGCGAACATCTCGGGCGCGACGCTCAGCAGTTATACGAAGAGCAACGTGCAGCCGGCTGATGCCGGCGGCTACTCGGTGGTGGTAAACAACATCGCCGGCAGCGCGACCAGCGCCAATGCGCTGCTGACTGTGAGCCCGTCCCCCAGTATCACCACCCAGCCGCTGAGCCAACTGGTGGGGCTTGGGAGCACAGTCAACTTCGCCGTCGCGGCCACGGGCACCGGGCCGCTGACCTACCAGTGGCGTAAGAACGGCGTGGACTTGATCAATGATGGGATCTTCTCCGGGGTCACCACGACCACTCTGACCCTCACCGGGGTCCAACGAACGGACTCGGGCACTTACAGTGTGCTCGTTAGCAACCCCAACCGCTCCGTCGTGAGCGTGGACGCGTTGCTGACGGTAAGCTGCCCGGGTGAATCTATCGCTATTACGCTCGACAGCACCGTGGCGCCGAAGAGCGTGACCAACAACTCGGTCATAGACTACACGATCGCCGGCAATGGCAAGATCTCCGGGGCGGCTGGGCTGACCAAGGAGGGCAGCAGCACGTTGACCCTGAGCACCGCTAATGATTACAGCGGCGCGACAACGGTAATTGGCGGCAGGCTGCTGGTGAACGGTTCTATTGGCAGCGGGGCGGTCACGGTGGCCGATGCTGCCACCTTGGGCGGCAACGGAACGATTGGCGGCGCCATTACGGTTGAGAGCGGCGGCTTGCTCGCCCCGGGCGCCTCCATCGGGGCTATCGGGATGCTCACCGCGAGCGGCGACGTAACTCTCGCCAGCGGCAGCAAGACGGTAGTGGAGGTCAACCGCTCCGGCCCCAGCAGTGACCTGGTGACTGGCATCGGCACGTTGACAATGGGCGGCACGCTGCAGGTGGCCAACACCGGCGAGGCACTTGTGCCCGGAGATGCGTTCACCCTGTTCAACGCCACAACCAGGAGCGGTGGGTTCGCCGCGATTGGCCCGGCCAATCCGGACAACGATGAAGACCTGGCGTGGGACGTGCCGGCGCTCAACACGACCGGGGTGCTGCGGGTGCATCACAGCCCCGACGCGATCAACACCAACATCGTCCGTGGCTGGAACACGTCCCTGAAAATCCGGTGGAGTGCTTTATTCCCCAATAAGGACCGGGACAACGACCCGGTGGTGCTGGAGCGATGCAAGGCCAGCACCAAGGGCGCGACGATCACGACCAACGCCACCTATATCTTCTACACCCTGGCTGCCAACGAAAGCGACGATTTCGATTACGTGGTTGCGGACAACCGCGGGGGCAAGCGCACAAGGAAGGTTGCGATCACCGTGGTTCCTCAGGGGGGCCAAGTGCAGACTCCGACAGTGCCGCCGAGTGGACCCGTGACGGTGACATTTGCAGGGATCCCCACTTTTCCGTATCAAGCGCAGCGGGCGACCAACCTCGATTTCAGCGTTGGACTGTTGCGGACTTGGACAATCACCGCGCCGTCGACGGGGGTGTTCCAGATCGAGGATGATTTCAGCGACCTGGGCCTGCGACCTTCCGCGGCGTGGTATCGGCTGAAGTATAATCCGTGA
- a CDS encoding PEP-CTERM sorting domain-containing protein, whose translation MKRSGLVVVVLLALAVRPAQADFVYYSGGFQNGGLIPDGNESGWADTRSVSGQVGTIAGLSVALTLTGGWNGDLYASLVHNSGFSVLLNRVGSSSGNDTGYGNPGMNVVFNDAGAGGNIHWYGGGSVPTGPYAPDGRNIDPKSGGGTIAGTTPTALLSSFNGLDANGSWTLFISDVLGGDQSRVTQWGLDFELAAVPEPGSLVEGAMAVLFLGGVIGFYRLKRHKLQPAPG comes from the coding sequence ATGAAACGTTCCGGCTTGGTCGTGGTGGTTTTGCTGGCGCTGGCGGTGCGCCCAGCGCAGGCGGATTTCGTCTATTACAGCGGCGGTTTCCAGAACGGGGGGCTGATCCCGGATGGGAATGAGTCCGGGTGGGCGGACACGCGGTCGGTGAGTGGCCAGGTGGGGACAATCGCGGGCCTGAGCGTGGCGCTGACCTTGACCGGGGGGTGGAATGGGGACCTCTATGCCTCCCTGGTGCATAACAGCGGGTTCTCAGTGCTGCTGAACCGGGTTGGCAGTTCCTCCGGCAACGACACGGGCTACGGGAATCCCGGGATGAATGTGGTGTTCAATGATGCGGGCGCTGGCGGGAACATTCACTGGTATGGCGGAGGGAGTGTGCCGACGGGGCCTTACGCGCCGGACGGGCGCAACATTGATCCAAAGTCTGGAGGCGGGACCATTGCCGGGACAACCCCGACGGCGCTGCTGAGCTCGTTCAACGGATTGGATGCCAACGGAAGTTGGACTTTGTTCATCTCGGACGTGTTGGGCGGGGATCAGAGCAGGGTGACACAGTGGGGACTGGATTTCGAACTCGCGGCGGTGCCGGAGCCCGGGAGTTTGGTGGAGGGGGCTATGGCGGTGCTGTTCTTGGGCGGAGTGATTGGTTTCTATCGGCTGAAGAGGCACAAGCTTCAGCCGGCGCCCGGCTGA
- a CDS encoding peptidylprolyl isomerase — protein MEHARNEAFWSSFMPRHRTLVVVAGAWLGLALILATHAELPTNQLPAGQLLPTGDTNTVATYDGGSITAGDLAEYSAEPHFLADAERNAPTNAISLDEKVARHLAALRILVGEARQRGLDQEPGWKLQAKLMEQRVLSRTLIEEIRQGVFLSDKEVADYYEANKFKLLTIQAIEARRIGISAQKHGDQALARAKEALALIRGGQDFGAVAKRYSDLDLKTAQTNTYPPDLWGKEGVMALAELGEGKVSDPLPVADGFELVKVVQMQLPANISREEAMHFARQVLAGELAGRRMEEMMKAAETAFPFVNVQTNPPSSNPNHQLSTPHLSTNGVLRCGQFVLTEEDIGALAGERASLGMPTQELLEMIKRDHGQQIQLGEMARGMGLDKRPGFQQRLRYELNKRLAYQSTMALIPEYLAGLQFEESRLADHYQDQWKGTVDARLDYDVLVVPLGVAADASAEDRETARTNALAKAKTLIARFWEGTAFEQLAGGDASLQLITGQSRLFQAGSMLEPLVAGLQPGQIALEPFEDFGGYCVIRVNKYEASRKTPYEMARPYIAEHFRRQVEMDLRRDFEPFLLEQKHFKFKPAAAGPAASDPKPMGESGK, from the coding sequence ATGGAACACGCTCGGAACGAGGCGTTCTGGAGCAGTTTTATGCCCCGGCACAGGACGCTTGTAGTCGTCGCTGGGGCGTGGCTTGGCCTTGCGCTCATCCTCGCCACGCATGCCGAATTGCCTACAAATCAGTTGCCCGCAGGCCAATTGCTTCCAACGGGGGATACCAACACGGTCGCCACTTATGACGGCGGCAGCATCACTGCTGGCGACCTCGCCGAATACTCGGCCGAACCCCACTTCCTCGCCGACGCGGAGCGGAACGCGCCCACCAACGCGATCAGCCTGGACGAGAAGGTCGCCCGGCACCTGGCGGCGCTGCGCATCCTGGTCGGCGAGGCCCGGCAGCGGGGCCTGGACCAGGAGCCTGGGTGGAAGTTGCAGGCGAAGCTCATGGAGCAGCGCGTCCTGAGCCGGACCCTGATCGAAGAAATACGCCAGGGCGTGTTCTTGAGCGACAAGGAAGTCGCCGACTACTATGAGGCCAACAAGTTCAAGCTCCTGACCATCCAGGCGATCGAAGCCCGGCGGATCGGGATCAGCGCGCAGAAGCACGGGGACCAGGCGCTGGCGCGGGCGAAGGAGGCCCTGGCACTGATTCGCGGCGGACAGGACTTCGGCGCCGTCGCAAAGCGGTACTCCGACCTCGACCTGAAGACGGCGCAGACCAATACCTACCCCCCGGACCTCTGGGGGAAAGAAGGCGTAATGGCCCTGGCGGAACTCGGCGAGGGCAAGGTGAGCGATCCGCTGCCGGTAGCCGACGGATTTGAGTTGGTCAAGGTCGTGCAGATGCAACTCCCGGCGAATATCAGCCGGGAAGAGGCCATGCACTTCGCACGTCAAGTGCTCGCCGGAGAATTGGCCGGGCGGCGCATGGAGGAGATGATGAAGGCTGCGGAGACTGCATTCCCCTTCGTAAACGTCCAGACCAATCCGCCGTCCTCAAATCCCAACCATCAACTATCAACTCCTCACCTATCAACTAACGGGGTGTTGCGTTGCGGTCAGTTCGTCCTCACGGAGGAAGACATTGGTGCGTTGGCCGGGGAGCGTGCCTCTCTCGGCATGCCCACTCAGGAACTGCTGGAGATGATCAAGCGGGACCACGGCCAGCAGATCCAACTCGGCGAAATGGCGCGGGGCATGGGGCTGGACAAGCGGCCGGGCTTCCAGCAGCGGCTGCGTTACGAGCTGAATAAGCGGCTGGCCTACCAGTCAACGATGGCCCTCATCCCCGAATACCTGGCCGGCCTGCAGTTTGAGGAGTCGCGCCTGGCGGACCATTACCAGGACCAGTGGAAGGGAACGGTGGACGCGAGGCTTGATTACGACGTGCTCGTGGTGCCGCTGGGTGTTGCCGCTGACGCTTCGGCCGAGGACCGGGAAACGGCCCGGACCAACGCGCTGGCAAAGGCGAAAACACTGATCGCCCGGTTTTGGGAAGGCACGGCGTTCGAGCAACTGGCCGGCGGCGACGCGAGCCTGCAGTTGATCACCGGCCAGAGCCGCCTGTTTCAGGCCGGCTCGATGCTCGAGCCGCTGGTGGCCGGTTTGCAGCCGGGCCAGATTGCCCTGGAGCCCTTTGAAGATTTTGGCGGTTATTGCGTGATCCGCGTCAACAAGTACGAGGCGAGCCGCAAGACGCCCTACGAGATGGCACGGCCCTACATCGCCGAACATTTCCGCCGCCAGGTTGAGATGGACCTTCGACGCGATTTCGAGCCGTTCCTCTTGGAGCAGAAGCATTTCAAGTTCAAACCTGCGGCCGCCGGCCCGGCGGCCTCCGATCCAAAACCAATGGGCGAAAGTGGGAAGTGA
- the tgt gene encoding tRNA guanosine(34) transglycosylase Tgt, with amino-acid sequence MFELLKTDATCKARLGRLTTPHGVVDTPVFMSVGTQGSVKAIDPRELREMGTQIILGNTYHLNIRPGLDIIRAAGGLHRFINWPGPILTDSGGFQVFSLATIRKIQAHGVEFRSHLDGSLLFLGPKEAMAIQAALGSDIAMVFDDCPPHTSTPRELRAAVERTMRWAAECREQPRAPGQQVFGIVQGGTNPVMREECARALVALKFDGYAIGGVSVGEPEPEMLRAVEMTEPFLPARQPRYAMGLGTPAQMVELVARGVDMFDCVLPTRVARNGTAFTRKGTISIKAGACKADFRPIEDYCDCFACCHFTRAYLRHLLNVNEILGLRMLSVHNTRMYLRTMAQMREAIAAGTFAEFRREFVARYVPTKKVLLARAAEAER; translated from the coding sequence ATGTTCGAGCTGCTCAAGACCGATGCGACCTGCAAGGCGCGCCTGGGCCGGTTGACCACGCCCCACGGCGTCGTGGACACACCGGTTTTCATGTCTGTCGGCACGCAGGGCAGCGTCAAGGCCATTGACCCGCGCGAGCTGCGGGAGATGGGGACCCAGATCATCCTTGGCAATACGTACCACCTTAACATCCGGCCCGGGCTGGACATCATCCGCGCCGCGGGCGGGCTGCACCGGTTTATCAACTGGCCGGGGCCGATCCTGACCGACAGCGGCGGGTTCCAGGTGTTCAGCCTGGCGACCATTCGCAAGATCCAGGCCCACGGCGTCGAGTTCCGGTCGCACCTGGACGGCTCCCTGCTGTTTCTCGGGCCCAAAGAAGCAATGGCGATTCAGGCGGCGCTCGGCTCGGACATCGCGATGGTGTTCGACGACTGCCCGCCGCACACCAGCACGCCGCGCGAGCTGCGCGCCGCCGTGGAGCGGACCATGCGCTGGGCCGCGGAATGTCGCGAACAGCCGCGCGCGCCGGGCCAGCAGGTCTTTGGCATCGTGCAAGGCGGCACCAATCCGGTGATGCGCGAGGAGTGCGCCAGGGCCCTGGTGGCCTTAAAGTTCGACGGCTACGCCATCGGCGGCGTCAGTGTCGGCGAACCGGAGCCCGAGATGTTGCGCGCGGTCGAGATGACCGAGCCTTTCCTGCCGGCCAGGCAGCCGCGCTATGCGATGGGCCTGGGCACGCCGGCGCAAATGGTAGAGCTGGTCGCGCGCGGGGTGGACATGTTTGACTGTGTCCTGCCAACGCGGGTGGCGCGCAACGGCACCGCCTTCACCCGGAAGGGCACCATCAGCATCAAGGCCGGCGCCTGCAAGGCCGACTTCCGGCCCATCGAGGATTACTGCGACTGCTTCGCCTGTTGCCACTTCACCCGCGCCTACCTGCGGCACCTTCTCAACGTGAACGAAATCCTGGGGCTCCGAATGTTAAGCGTCCACAACACACGGATGTATCTGCGGACGATGGCCCAAATGCGCGAGGCGATTGCGGCGGGGACCTTTGCCGAATTCCGGCGTGAGTTTGTAGCCCGCTACGTCCCGACGAAGAAGGTCTTGTTGGCCCGCGCCGCTGAAGCCGAGCGGTAG